The Pseudanabaena galeata CCNP1313 genome includes a region encoding these proteins:
- a CDS encoding ATP phosphoribosyltransferase regulatory subunit, translating to MVHQLPTGAKDLLPLDVAQKSWIESRIQQVFQSWGYQRIITPTVEHLRSLTAGGAVDPKSVIQLHSSSIDILGLRPEFTASIARAYAARLGQNVATCPQRLYYHANVFRRRANNTSEESFQAGVELLGASGLLADGEILMLLAESLDRLELPDWQIILGDARLTGALLDLLPEQYRAKVRQCLASLDRIALQEMDLPADVKGYALELIDLRGKPKDVLSRLSSSTWTSGLTGEINYLKSLIDLWESTGLTSSDRLILDLSFMQTFDYYTGIVFEVACNNYVVAQGGRYDHLLGVYHPQNVSYPSIGFCLNLEDLQQALQSRLPQTLTTSNCLVVAKTAEAMQAAFAHAALLRQDPNIEAIELELEFRAEDAVRDHARSRGISQIAWVSDDGVISLETVI from the coding sequence ATGGTGCATCAACTGCCAACTGGCGCAAAAGACTTACTTCCCCTAGACGTTGCTCAAAAGAGTTGGATCGAGAGCCGCATTCAACAAGTTTTTCAGTCGTGGGGTTATCAACGCATCATTACGCCCACTGTCGAACATCTGCGATCGCTTACCGCAGGTGGAGCCGTTGATCCCAAATCGGTGATTCAACTGCATAGTAGCAGCATTGATATTTTAGGATTACGTCCCGAATTTACTGCCTCGATCGCCAGAGCCTATGCTGCTCGTTTGGGGCAGAATGTGGCAACCTGTCCACAGCGACTTTATTACCATGCCAATGTATTTCGGCGCAGAGCCAATAACACTTCCGAGGAATCCTTTCAGGCTGGTGTAGAACTATTGGGGGCTTCGGGATTGCTTGCCGATGGTGAAATCTTGATGCTCTTAGCCGAGAGTCTTGATCGCCTAGAACTGCCAGACTGGCAAATTATTCTCGGTGATGCCAGACTGACGGGTGCATTGCTAGATTTACTGCCAGAGCAATATCGCGCCAAAGTACGGCAGTGCTTAGCCAGTCTTGATCGCATTGCGCTGCAAGAGATGGACTTGCCTGCTGATGTTAAGGGCTATGCTCTTGAACTAATTGACCTGCGCGGTAAGCCAAAGGATGTTTTGAGTCGCTTGTCGAGCAGTACATGGACTTCTGGATTAACAGGTGAAATTAACTATCTCAAGTCATTAATTGATCTATGGGAGAGTACAGGACTGACTTCAAGCGATCGCCTGATTCTTGATCTTAGCTTTATGCAAACCTTTGACTATTACACAGGCATCGTTTTTGAAGTCGCTTGTAATAACTATGTAGTTGCTCAAGGTGGACGCTATGATCACCTGCTTGGGGTCTATCATCCCCAAAATGTTAGCTACCCCAGCATTGGCTTTTGTCTTAATCTTGAAGACTTACAGCAAGCTCTGCAATCGCGGCTACCTCAAACTCTTACCACCTCGAATTGCCTAGTGGTTGCGAAAACTGCCGAGGCAATGCAAGCAGCCTTTGCCCATGCTGCACTTTTACGTCAAGATCCCAATATTGAGGCGATCGAACTAGAGCTAGAATTTCGGGCTGAGGATGCTGTCCGTGACCATGCGCGATCGCGGGGTATTTCTCAGATTGCATGGGTTAGTGATGATGGAGTAATTAGCTTAGAAACTGTAATTTAA